Proteins encoded within one genomic window of Armatimonadota bacterium:
- the rfbD gene encoding dTDP-4-dehydrorhamnose reductase — translation MAREEGATALLEQELPEVVEPAKPKRVMVLGADGMLGSDVVAEFRQLGWDVVAPLRDEVDITKAEDLEHVRVRDFGNLDWIVNCAAYTNVDKAEDEFYEASAANGIAPGILAYICARNGWRFLHISTDFVFDGESDQPYQEGYFPKPLGKYGMTKLMGERNAAKENPDAIICRTAWLYGPTGSSFPRTIIKAWLDGKELRVVDDQIGSPTYTGEMARVMADMIQADLAGGLYHAAGPDAMTWYHLALLALETYRDSVLGESREIAVEAIGTEEWPTSAPRPKYSVLSSGKLFALGVSPMRSTQACLVDFCRRLPRIL, via the coding sequence TTGGCTAGGGAAGAGGGAGCCACCGCGCTCCTCGAGCAAGAGTTGCCGGAAGTTGTTGAGCCCGCGAAGCCAAAGCGCGTCATGGTGCTTGGCGCTGACGGCATGCTCGGGTCCGATGTCGTCGCGGAGTTTCGGCAGTTGGGATGGGACGTCGTCGCGCCGCTCCGAGACGAAGTTGATATCACGAAGGCTGAAGATCTGGAGCACGTTCGCGTGCGCGACTTCGGCAACCTCGACTGGATCGTGAACTGCGCTGCGTATACGAACGTGGACAAGGCCGAGGACGAGTTCTACGAAGCCAGTGCCGCAAACGGGATCGCACCCGGCATCCTTGCCTACATCTGCGCCCGGAACGGCTGGAGATTTCTCCACATCAGCACTGACTTTGTCTTCGACGGAGAGTCGGACCAGCCGTATCAAGAGGGGTACTTTCCAAAGCCGCTCGGCAAGTACGGCATGACGAAGTTGATGGGAGAGAGGAACGCCGCGAAAGAGAATCCCGACGCCATCATCTGCCGAACAGCGTGGCTGTACGGACCGACCGGAAGCTCTTTTCCGCGAACGATCATCAAAGCCTGGTTGGACGGCAAAGAGCTGAGAGTCGTAGACGATCAGATCGGTTCTCCGACCTACACCGGCGAGATGGCTAGAGTGATGGCCGACATGATTCAGGCGGACCTTGCAGGTGGCCTGTATCACGCTGCCGGGCCGGACGCGATGACGTGGTATCACCTCGCATTGCTTGCGCTGGAGACGTATCGCGACAGCGTGCTGGGGGAAAGCAGAGAGATCGCAGTCGAAGCGATCGGTACAGAGGAATGGCCGACGTCGGCTCCGCGCCCCAAGTACAGCGTTCTTTCATCCGGGAAACTGTTTGCACTCGGAGTTAGTCCTATGCGCTCAACGCAGGCTTGCCTCGTTGACTTTTGCAGGCGGCTGCCGAGAATCCTCTAG
- a CDS encoding YHS domain-containing protein, with the protein MLTATIAAAVVMGTATIKDEFVCPVMGGPVREGNKSVEYAGKLYGSCCPGCEDKFAADPKKYIKDAIEKKRLIAYSLFDPISRKRIEAKKAKAHTDYMGTRYYFESEANLKSFLKDPKKISKVPAKESMKCAVMGTKIASYSKALGGYVDHGDTRYYMCCVLCAPTMVKDPAKYAIKNGVAPKALIIAAK; encoded by the coding sequence ATGTTAACTGCAACAATAGCCGCGGCGGTCGTCATGGGCACCGCTACGATCAAAGACGAATTCGTTTGTCCAGTCATGGGCGGTCCAGTGAGAGAAGGCAACAAGTCGGTGGAGTACGCCGGAAAGTTATACGGGTCTTGTTGCCCAGGATGCGAAGATAAGTTCGCCGCCGATCCGAAGAAGTACATCAAGGACGCCATTGAGAAAAAGAGGCTCATCGCCTACTCCCTCTTCGACCCGATCTCTAGAAAGCGAATCGAGGCGAAGAAGGCCAAGGCCCATACCGACTACATGGGCACGCGATACTACTTCGAATCAGAAGCCAACCTCAAGTCGTTCCTGAAGGATCCGAAGAAGATCTCTAAGGTGCCGGCTAAAGAAAGCATGAAGTGCGCGGTCATGGGCACGAAGATCGCAAGCTACTCGAAGGCTTTAGGAGGCTACGTCGATCACGGCGACACGCGGTACTACATGTGCTGTGTACTGTGCGCGCCGACGATGGTCAAAGATCCAGCCAAGTACGCCATCAAGAACGGCGTCGCTCCAAAAGCGCTCATCATAGCGGCTAAGTAA
- the uppS gene encoding di-trans,poly-cis-decaprenylcistransferase gives MVESSAPQPHNEIQSRAVTAGVNLAALPKHVAIIMDGNGRWASGHGMMRLVGHRQGYKTLKRVLLEASDLGIQYLTVYGFSAENWRRPEEEVSGLMRLIEEAARNELNDLIEKNVRVLVAGDLKTVPPTLRNALNDLIASTAENTGITFTLAINYGGRAEIVDAVRALLRDGVAPDEIDEEALAKRMYCPSLPDPDLMIRTAGEMRWSNFLIWQAAYAELFVTDVSWPDFGVDNLIEAVLAYQERDRKFGALSS, from the coding sequence ATGGTCGAGTCCTCAGCGCCCCAGCCCCACAACGAAATCCAAAGCCGAGCCGTGACGGCGGGCGTCAACCTGGCGGCCTTGCCGAAGCACGTCGCGATCATCATGGACGGCAACGGGCGATGGGCGTCCGGCCACGGGATGATGCGGCTGGTCGGGCATCGCCAAGGGTACAAGACCTTGAAAAGGGTTTTGTTGGAAGCCAGCGACCTCGGAATTCAATACCTCACCGTGTACGGATTTTCGGCCGAAAACTGGCGCCGCCCGGAAGAAGAGGTGAGCGGGCTGATGCGGCTGATCGAGGAGGCGGCGCGCAACGAGCTCAACGACTTGATCGAGAAAAACGTGCGCGTTCTCGTCGCCGGTGATCTCAAGACCGTTCCACCTACGCTGCGCAACGCCTTGAACGATCTGATCGCCAGCACCGCCGAGAACACAGGCATTACCTTCACGCTTGCGATCAACTACGGCGGCCGAGCCGAGATCGTGGACGCGGTGCGTGCGCTTCTGCGGGACGGTGTTGCGCCGGATGAGATCGACGAAGAGGCGTTAGCCAAGCGAATGTACTGCCCCAGCCTGCCGGACCCCGACCTGATGATCCGCACAGCAGGCGAGATGCGCTGGAGCAACTTTCTGATCTGGCAAGCCGCGTACGCCGAGCTGTTCGTTACGGACGTTTCGTGGCCGGACTTCGGGGTGGACAACCTGATCGAAGCAGTGCTCGCGTACCAGGAACGCGACCGCAAGTTCGGAGCTTTGAGTTCGTAG
- the frr gene encoding ribosome recycling factor — protein sequence MTHEIVKAVDAQMKRALDATQHDFARIRTGRANPLALEVIMVDYYGVQTPIPQVGSVSVPEPRQLMISPYDKSLIPAIEKAIINSDLDVNPNNDGNVIRLIFPEMTEDRRKLLVKQVHTRTEDGCVSVRHARRDGLDSLKTLEEETDLSEDDRKRLEKEIQTLTDKFIEQTHELQKKKDEELMTI from the coding sequence ATGACACATGAAATCGTAAAAGCGGTGGACGCGCAAATGAAAAGGGCGCTCGACGCGACACAGCACGATTTTGCCAGGATCAGAACAGGGCGGGCCAATCCGTTAGCGCTGGAGGTGATCATGGTCGACTACTACGGCGTTCAGACCCCGATCCCGCAGGTCGGTAGCGTCAGCGTGCCGGAGCCAAGGCAACTGATGATCTCGCCGTACGATAAGAGCCTGATTCCGGCGATCGAGAAGGCGATCATCAACAGCGACCTCGACGTCAACCCGAACAACGACGGCAACGTGATTCGCCTCATATTTCCTGAGATGACTGAAGACCGCCGCAAGCTGCTTGTCAAGCAGGTCCACACAAGGACGGAAGATGGCTGTGTATCAGTGCGGCACGCACGCAGGGACGGCCTGGACTCTCTCAAGACGCTGGAAGAGGAGACGGATCTGAGCGAAGACGATCGCAAGAGGCTGGAAAAGGAGATTCAGACCCTCACGGACAAGTTCATCGAGCAAACGCACGAGCTGCAAAAGAAGAAAGACGAAGAGTTGATGACCATCTGA
- a CDS encoding UMP kinase gives MHESVQYPRILLKISGEALSGDQGFGLDTDTLDYVATEIVAVRDLGVQLAVVVGGGNFIRGDVFSAAGDLDRTVADHMGMLGTIMNALALQAAIERHGIQTRVQSAISIDEVCEPFIRRRAIRHLEHDRVVVFAGGTGNPYFSTDTAAVLRALEIGAGCLIKATKVDGVYDKDPKKYDKAVKYERLTYEDAISKRLAVMDQTAFTMCRENRLPVIVLDLSSTGGIQKAVTGEPVGTYVGVD, from the coding sequence ATGCACGAATCAGTTCAATACCCGCGAATACTGCTGAAGATCAGCGGCGAGGCGCTCTCTGGCGATCAGGGGTTTGGTCTGGACACGGACACGCTCGATTACGTCGCGACGGAGATCGTTGCCGTGCGGGATCTTGGGGTGCAGCTCGCCGTCGTCGTCGGAGGTGGGAACTTCATCCGAGGAGACGTATTCAGCGCAGCCGGTGACTTGGATCGCACGGTCGCAGATCACATGGGAATGCTCGGCACGATCATGAACGCCCTCGCGCTGCAGGCAGCGATAGAGCGGCACGGCATCCAAACGCGGGTGCAGAGCGCGATCAGCATCGACGAGGTTTGCGAGCCGTTCATCAGAAGGCGCGCGATCCGACATTTGGAACATGACCGCGTCGTCGTGTTTGCGGGCGGGACCGGGAACCCGTACTTTTCTACCGACACCGCCGCGGTCTTGCGAGCGCTGGAGATCGGCGCAGGCTGCTTGATCAAAGCCACCAAAGTAGACGGCGTCTACGACAAAGACCCTAAGAAGTACGATAAGGCCGTCAAGTACGAGAGGCTGACCTACGAGGACGCGATCAGCAAGCGCCTCGCGGTCATGGATCAGACGGCGTTTACGATGTGCAGGGAGAACAGACTTCCGGTCATCGTGTTAGACTTGTCGTCGACCGGTGGCATTCAAAAGGCCGTCACCGGAGAGCCTGTCGGGACCTACGTAGGAGTCGATTAA
- the tsf gene encoding translation elongation factor Ts: MSIDAKLVKKLREETDAPMMECKKALVESDGDFDRAKDILREKGQAQAAKRADRSTSEGIALTAISDDGTKVAGLVVECETDFVARNEDFKKLVSDLVGGLMASADASPGETVEVAADTIVNGKSLGDHITDAVAKIRENIRLATAVVARASDGNKLSIYNHTNTGKAASFIEYAGDGADAAFHVAIQVVAFPPNFLTREEVPQDVIAKEIEIEKQRAVNDGKPVDIAEKIALGRVNKEYYQTKVLLDQPLYSNAKMKVGDYAKEAGITVRAYRHLAVGASRADD, from the coding sequence TTGAGCATTGACGCCAAACTCGTAAAGAAACTGCGAGAGGAAACTGACGCTCCGATGATGGAGTGCAAGAAGGCCCTTGTCGAATCCGACGGAGACTTCGACCGAGCGAAGGACATCTTGCGCGAGAAAGGCCAGGCGCAAGCAGCGAAGCGCGCAGATCGCAGCACCTCTGAGGGTATCGCGCTAACGGCAATCAGCGATGACGGCACTAAAGTCGCGGGGCTCGTCGTAGAGTGCGAGACGGACTTCGTGGCGCGCAACGAGGACTTCAAGAAGCTGGTGTCGGACCTGGTCGGAGGCCTGATGGCCTCTGCCGATGCAAGTCCTGGAGAGACAGTCGAGGTCGCTGCTGACACGATCGTCAACGGCAAGTCGCTCGGGGATCACATCACCGACGCCGTCGCAAAGATTCGCGAGAACATCCGCCTCGCAACGGCGGTCGTAGCCCGCGCGTCCGACGGAAACAAGCTCTCGATCTACAACCACACGAACACGGGAAAGGCCGCATCCTTCATCGAATACGCCGGGGATGGCGCAGACGCCGCGTTCCATGTCGCGATCCAGGTCGTCGCGTTCCCGCCGAACTTCCTAACGCGAGAGGAAGTTCCGCAAGACGTTATTGCAAAGGAGATCGAGATCGAGAAGCAGAGAGCGGTCAACGACGGCAAGCCGGTGGACATCGCCGAGAAGATCGCGCTGGGCCGAGTGAACAAGGAGTACTACCAAACGAAGGTCCTGCTCGATCAGCCGCTTTACTCAAACGCAAAGATGAAGGTCGGCGATTACGCGAAGGAGGCCGGCATCACCGTTCGGGCGTATCGGCACCTCGCTGTTGGCGCCTCCCGAGCAGATGATTAA
- the rpsB gene encoding 30S ribosomal protein S2 yields MTPPSMKELLEAGVHFGHQTRRWNPKMKKYIYGARNGIYILDLHQTIKLFEEALKFVQQIVADGGTVLFVGTKKQAQAAVREAAERSGQFFVTERWLGGMLTNWDTIQQRIGRLKELDRMETEGYFERLPKKEALLRRKERAKLNRYLEGIREMHEPPNVMFVVDVTKEAIAVKEARRLKIPVVAIVDTNCDPGMADYVIPGNDDAIRAIKLVTQKFCDAILEVKPYSEAGERDEEPATEERTDEPVDEGAPVQFGEVEQEFMKSFTEDSPEKPSEPPAATEEPPAPPKLATAPDAPEAPADEAKPEPAEVASAETSES; encoded by the coding sequence ATGACTCCACCCAGCATGAAAGAGCTGCTTGAGGCGGGCGTACATTTCGGGCACCAGACGAGGCGCTGGAATCCGAAGATGAAAAAGTACATCTACGGCGCTCGCAACGGCATCTACATCCTCGATCTTCATCAAACGATCAAGCTCTTCGAAGAGGCTCTCAAGTTCGTTCAGCAGATAGTCGCCGACGGCGGAACCGTGCTGTTCGTCGGCACCAAGAAACAGGCCCAGGCGGCGGTGCGCGAGGCCGCCGAGCGGTCCGGCCAGTTCTTCGTTACCGAGCGGTGGCTTGGCGGCATGCTCACCAACTGGGATACGATCCAGCAGCGCATCGGCCGACTGAAGGAGCTCGATCGAATGGAGACCGAAGGCTACTTTGAGCGACTGCCAAAGAAAGAGGCTCTGCTGCGCCGGAAGGAGCGCGCGAAACTGAATCGGTATCTAGAGGGGATTCGCGAAATGCACGAGCCGCCAAACGTGATGTTCGTAGTCGACGTGACAAAGGAGGCGATCGCAGTTAAAGAAGCGCGCCGCCTCAAGATCCCCGTGGTCGCGATCGTCGATACAAACTGCGATCCAGGCATGGCGGACTACGTGATCCCCGGAAACGACGACGCGATCCGCGCGATCAAGCTAGTGACGCAGAAGTTCTGCGACGCGATCCTAGAAGTCAAGCCGTACTCCGAGGCTGGCGAGCGCGATGAGGAGCCTGCAACCGAAGAGCGCACAGATGAGCCCGTCGACGAGGGCGCGCCTGTGCAGTTCGGCGAGGTCGAACAGGAGTTCATGAAGTCTTTTACCGAAGACAGCCCAGAGAAACCTTCCGAGCCGCCTGCTGCCACCGAAGAGCCGCCTGCACCTCCAAAGCTAGCAACGGCGCCGGACGCCCCGGAAGCGCCGGCAGACGAGGCTAAGCCTGAGCCTGCCGAGGTAGCTTCGGCCGAGACATCGGAGTCCTAA
- a CDS encoding DinB family protein gives MDVREVLKYQMETCAKQVDAAFDSLPDGLWDRKTSEGCMTPGETIHHLAEAYAAARKHMSGEDHEWGSYKLEGSDPSELLQAMRTERQLAVEAILSGDPEKAPEAATQYLMLHDAYHVGQMCALRVREEPTWDAYSIY, from the coding sequence ATGGACGTGAGAGAGGTACTCAAGTACCAAATGGAGACCTGCGCGAAGCAGGTGGACGCCGCTTTTGATTCCCTGCCAGACGGCCTGTGGGATCGCAAGACCAGCGAGGGCTGTATGACACCCGGCGAGACGATCCACCATCTCGCAGAAGCGTATGCGGCCGCCAGAAAGCACATGTCAGGAGAGGACCACGAGTGGGGCTCGTACAAGCTGGAGGGGAGCGACCCTTCCGAGCTGTTGCAGGCGATGCGGACGGAGAGGCAGCTGGCAGTGGAGGCCATTCTCAGCGGCGACCCAGAAAAGGCGCCAGAGGCCGCCACGCAATACCTGATGCTGCACGACGCCTACCACGTCGGACAGATGTGCGCCCTCCGGGTTCGGGAAGAGCCTACTTGGGACGCGTACTCGATTTACTGA
- a CDS encoding class I SAM-dependent methyltransferase, translating into MRTTMVNGWESSAKAWTDFVDCGDANREHVLDPAMLSLAGDVSGARVLDVGCGEGRFCRLLSDRGARTVGLDPTVELLDEAASRHPSGDYAIGSGESLPFRDSSFDLVVSYVSLCDIEDYRAAIAEMARVLSTDGRLLVAAHNPFVSSCMCAWHKDERGNKLHMPVDNYVEESSARAKWRGIDIVNYHRSMEAYMQAFLDANLTLESFAEPLPSAESIEEIPWLVEYLRVPTFMTMAWRARGRR; encoded by the coding sequence GTGCGGACGACGATGGTGAACGGTTGGGAATCTTCGGCAAAGGCCTGGACCGACTTCGTTGACTGCGGCGACGCCAACAGGGAGCACGTGCTCGACCCGGCGATGTTGTCTCTCGCCGGGGACGTGAGCGGTGCCAGAGTCCTCGACGTTGGTTGCGGCGAAGGTCGCTTTTGTCGCCTGCTGTCTGACCGGGGGGCGCGGACGGTCGGGCTGGACCCAACGGTTGAGTTGCTGGACGAGGCAGCCAGCCGGCATCCATCTGGCGATTACGCGATAGGGAGCGGGGAGTCTCTGCCTTTCCGAGACTCGAGTTTCGATCTCGTCGTTTCGTACGTCTCGCTGTGCGACATCGAGGATTATCGGGCAGCGATTGCCGAAATGGCGCGCGTACTATCGACCGATGGTCGGCTGCTCGTCGCCGCGCACAACCCGTTTGTGTCTTCCTGCATGTGCGCTTGGCACAAGGACGAGCGGGGCAACAAGCTCCACATGCCGGTCGACAACTACGTGGAGGAGTCGAGCGCGCGAGCCAAGTGGCGTGGCATCGACATCGTCAACTACCATCGGTCGATGGAGGCGTACATGCAGGCCTTTCTCGATGCAAACCTGACGCTCGAAAGTTTCGCCGAGCCGCTGCCGAGCGCAGAGTCGATCGAAGAAATTCCGTGGCTCGTCGAGTACCTGCGAGTGCCGACGTTCATGACGATGGCGTGGAGGGCGCGTGGACGGCGCTGA
- a CDS encoding leucyl/phenylalanyl-tRNA--protein transferase, with product MIRTGYEQGLFPMTVDEESDVVEWFYPQERALLPITGIRVSKSLKRVIKSERFEVRFDTDFAEVMRSCMRPGDNWISEEFVRVYTEIFEEGWAHCSECWVGDELVGGVYGLAIGSCFCAESMFFERTDASKVALWALVNRCRELGFTQFDAQIMNPHLASLGAYEVPHEEYMALLQDALTRSTKWSLPARSSI from the coding sequence ATGATCAGGACCGGCTACGAGCAGGGGCTGTTTCCGATGACCGTCGACGAGGAGAGCGACGTCGTCGAGTGGTTCTATCCGCAAGAGCGCGCGCTGTTGCCGATAACGGGAATCCGTGTTTCGAAATCTCTCAAACGTGTGATCAAGAGCGAGAGATTCGAGGTCCGGTTTGACACCGATTTTGCCGAAGTGATGCGCTCGTGCATGAGGCCGGGCGACAACTGGATCAGCGAGGAGTTCGTTCGCGTGTACACCGAGATCTTTGAGGAGGGGTGGGCTCACTGCAGCGAGTGCTGGGTGGGCGATGAACTGGTCGGCGGGGTCTACGGTCTGGCGATCGGCTCTTGCTTTTGCGCGGAGTCGATGTTCTTTGAGCGGACTGATGCGAGCAAAGTAGCGCTGTGGGCGCTGGTCAATAGGTGCCGGGAGCTAGGCTTCACGCAGTTTGACGCCCAGATCATGAACCCGCATCTCGCGTCGCTCGGCGCATACGAAGTCCCTCACGAGGAGTACATGGCTCTTCTGCAGGACGCACTGACGCGGTCGACTAAGTGGTCTCTTCCGGCTCGCTCAAGTATTTAG
- a CDS encoding metallophosphoesterase has translation MRKLTRRQVIRGGIGLAGSLLIGDAFFVEPRWIAVRRLTYRVKGLPEAFRGYRIGLFSDVHFPRDISKSHIQRACTMLMEQKPDLVVVTGDFVDGKTVSSVPSLRGLYDALDSAPDGVYGVLGNHDYWLDAEGTRKELANSTPIVLIDDTHVLIERDGEVFALGGIDDLWNGVIDVVTTFEGVAPDVPRILLSHNPDFAEDCRDKVRIDLQLSGHTHGGQLSAPWGWNPLVPSKYGDKFRYGFNRGRSHMCFTTAGICSLRHVRLFCRPEVVVLELVPSES, from the coding sequence GTGAGGAAGCTGACGAGGCGACAGGTAATACGGGGGGGAATCGGCCTAGCCGGCAGTCTACTGATAGGAGACGCGTTCTTCGTCGAGCCGAGGTGGATCGCTGTCCGGCGCTTGACGTACCGGGTGAAAGGGCTTCCTGAGGCGTTCAGAGGGTATCGGATCGGACTTTTTTCAGACGTGCACTTCCCGAGAGACATCTCAAAGTCGCACATCCAACGGGCGTGCACGATGCTGATGGAGCAGAAGCCAGACCTCGTGGTCGTGACCGGCGATTTCGTCGATGGAAAGACCGTTTCGAGCGTGCCTTCGCTGCGCGGGCTTTACGACGCGCTCGACTCGGCGCCGGACGGGGTGTACGGGGTGCTGGGGAATCACGACTACTGGCTCGATGCCGAGGGTACGCGAAAGGAGCTTGCGAACTCGACTCCGATCGTTCTCATCGATGACACCCATGTTCTGATCGAGAGGGATGGCGAGGTCTTCGCCCTCGGGGGCATTGATGATCTTTGGAACGGCGTGATCGACGTCGTCACGACGTTTGAGGGCGTCGCACCGGACGTGCCGCGCATTTTGCTTTCTCACAACCCCGACTTTGCCGAAGACTGTCGCGATAAAGTGCGTATCGATCTTCAGCTCTCCGGCCATACGCACGGTGGGCAATTGTCAGCGCCGTGGGGATGGAATCCGCTGGTGCCGAGCAAGTACGGGGATAAGTTCCGTTACGGATTCAACAGGGGGCGGTCGCATATGTGCTTCACAACGGCAGGGATTTGCAGCCTGCGGCACGTGCGCCTGTTCTGCCGGCCCGAGGTCGTCGTGCTTGAGTTGGTTCCGTCAGAGAGTTGA
- the trmFO gene encoding methylenetetrahydrofolate--tRNA-(uracil(54)-C(5))-methyltransferase (FADH(2)-oxidizing) TrmFO: MITVVGGGFAGVEAAWAAAQRGCRVRLYEMRPVKMTPAHETSLLSELVCSNSFKSQDPETPAGQLKAEMKELGSLVIPTGEEHSVPGGSALCVDRGKYAEAITQAIEGHENIEVVREEFTPEMAEAALGPLLASPKGEGSGDAILVGEAERTSSVRTPSLTLPQRGGDRGTLIIATGPLTSEGLGGWLAEKTGRDHLYFYDAVSPTVDASTIDFDTVFAQSRYDKGGADYLNCPFDKDGYDKFVEALIKADRVPLKEFEKAKYFESCKPIEEIASKGHDSLRFGNFKPVGLTDPRTGGRAYAVVQLRPENREKTLYSLVGCQNRLKWGVQKDVLHMIPGLEKAEFVRLGVIHRNTYIEAPKVLTPWLEFRDTPGLYVAGQLTGVEGYVESAAMGIYVGITVARREIGQDPIAPPRNCAYGSLIAHLQDDTPREFAPMNINWGLLPDPPDAPRKKDERRKKKLEAARKAFSEWSSTL, from the coding sequence ATGATTACAGTCGTCGGTGGTGGGTTTGCGGGTGTCGAGGCGGCTTGGGCCGCGGCGCAGCGCGGGTGCAGGGTCCGCCTCTACGAGATGCGGCCGGTCAAGATGACGCCTGCGCACGAGACTTCCCTGCTGTCCGAACTCGTCTGCTCGAACAGTTTCAAGTCGCAGGATCCCGAAACCCCTGCCGGTCAACTCAAAGCCGAGATGAAGGAGCTGGGATCACTCGTCATCCCGACCGGAGAAGAACACTCGGTGCCGGGCGGCTCGGCGCTTTGTGTCGATCGCGGGAAGTACGCCGAGGCGATAACGCAAGCCATCGAAGGGCACGAGAACATCGAGGTCGTGCGCGAGGAGTTCACGCCGGAGATGGCGGAGGCTGCGCTTGGCCCCCTCCTGGCCTCCCCCAAGGGGGAGGGATCTGGCGACGCGATTCTCGTGGGAGAAGCGGAAAGGACTTCGTCTGTCCGTACCCCCTCCCTAACCCTCCCCCAGCGGGGAGGGGACAGGGGGACACTCATCATCGCGACAGGACCGCTGACAAGCGAGGGGCTCGGCGGTTGGCTCGCCGAGAAGACGGGGCGCGACCACCTCTACTTTTACGATGCGGTGAGCCCAACCGTTGACGCGAGCACCATCGACTTTGACACCGTCTTCGCGCAGAGCCGCTACGACAAAGGCGGCGCCGACTATCTCAACTGCCCGTTCGACAAAGACGGCTACGACAAGTTCGTCGAAGCCCTGATCAAAGCTGATCGAGTCCCGCTCAAGGAGTTCGAGAAGGCGAAGTACTTCGAGAGCTGCAAGCCGATCGAGGAGATCGCGAGCAAGGGCCACGACTCCTTAAGGTTTGGAAACTTCAAGCCGGTCGGCCTGACAGACCCGCGCACGGGCGGTCGGGCCTACGCGGTCGTTCAACTCAGGCCGGAGAACAGAGAAAAAACGCTCTACTCGCTCGTCGGCTGCCAGAACCGGCTCAAGTGGGGCGTGCAGAAAGACGTGCTTCACATGATCCCGGGCCTGGAGAAGGCGGAGTTCGTGAGGCTCGGCGTCATCCACCGCAACACCTACATCGAGGCGCCCAAAGTTCTTACGCCGTGGCTGGAGTTTCGCGACACCCCCGGCCTCTATGTCGCCGGACAGTTGACTGGTGTCGAAGGGTACGTCGAATCCGCCGCAATGGGAATCTACGTTGGCATCACAGTCGCACGCCGAGAAATAGGACAAGACCCGATCGCGCCGCCGAGAAACTGCGCCTACGGATCGCTCATCGCGCATTTGCAGGACGACACACCAAGGGAGTTCGCGCCGATGAACATCAACTGGGGTCTGCTCCCAGACCCGCCCGACGCGCCGAGAAAGAAAGATGAACGCAGAAAGAAAAAACTGGAAGCTGCACGAAAGGCGTTCAGCGAATGGTCGTCAACTCTCTGA
- the leuB gene encoding 3-isopropylmalate dehydrogenase has product MPKMIAVLPGDGIGPEVTNEAVKALKAVGADLEFQEVLIGGAAYDATGDPLPDETLALCKEADAALMGAVGGPKWDKVQPLDKRPEIGGLLRLRGELQLFANIRPAKTLKPLLHASPLKEDRGEMDLVVVRELTGGIYFGKPRERRDDGNTAIDTLVYSRHEIERITRVAIDIARARDRRIVSVDKANVLETSRLWREVVDEHAAQNRDIEFSHMLVDNCAMQLVRDPGQFDVILTENMFGDILSDEASMITGSLGLLPSASLGAAEGDRKFGIYEPIHGSAPDIAGQGKANPLAAILSAAMMLRYSLDDSANADRIENAVEKTLEDGLRTSDIQEEGTELVNTSEMGDAVAARLA; this is encoded by the coding sequence ATGCCGAAGATGATCGCAGTGCTGCCCGGGGACGGGATCGGACCTGAAGTAACGAACGAAGCTGTGAAGGCGCTGAAGGCCGTTGGCGCGGACCTCGAATTCCAGGAGGTGCTGATCGGCGGAGCCGCATACGACGCTACCGGCGACCCACTTCCCGACGAGACGCTCGCACTCTGCAAAGAGGCCGACGCCGCGCTGATGGGCGCGGTCGGAGGGCCGAAGTGGGACAAGGTCCAGCCTCTTGACAAGAGACCTGAGATCGGCGGGCTGTTGCGGCTGCGCGGTGAGTTACAGTTGTTCGCAAACATAAGACCCGCCAAGACGCTTAAGCCGCTGCTCCACGCATCCCCACTAAAGGAAGACCGGGGCGAAATGGACCTCGTCGTTGTCAGAGAGCTGACCGGCGGCATCTACTTCGGCAAACCCCGCGAACGGCGCGACGACGGCAACACGGCGATCGACACGCTCGTCTACTCGCGCCACGAGATCGAGCGCATCACACGCGTCGCAATCGACATCGCCCGCGCTCGCGACCGTCGGATCGTCAGCGTAGACAAGGCGAACGTGCTCGAGACCAGCCGCCTCTGGCGCGAGGTCGTCGACGAGCACGCTGCGCAGAACAGAGACATCGAGTTCAGCCACATGCTGGTCGACAACTGCGCGATGCAGCTCGTGCGCGACCCCGGCCAATTCGACGTGATCCTCACTGAGAACATGTTCGGCGACATCCTCAGCGACGAAGCTTCGATGATCACCGGCTCGCTCGGTCTTCTCCCTTCCGCCTCCCTCGGCGCGGCAGAAGGCGACAGGAAGTTCGGCATCTACGAACCGATCCACGGCAGCGCTCCCGACATCGCAGGCCAGGGCAAGGCAAACCCCCTAGCCGCGATCCTCAGCGCCGCCATGATGCTCCGGTACTCGCTCGATGACAGCGCCAACGCCGACCGGATCGAGAACGCCGTCGAGAAAACCTTGGAGGACGGGCTGAGGACAAGCGACATACAGGAAGAAGGAACTGAACTAGTCAACACGTCCGAGATGGGCGACGCTGTTGCGGCACGGCTCGCATGA